The Desulfobulbus propionicus DSM 2032 DNA segment ATCAGCAGGTAAAAGAGATAGACGAGAAACCAGATGGCCATGACCAGTGCCGGCGGGTACAGGAAAAACAAGGCCAGGCTGTAGAAAAGAATGATGAACGGCATCACCACCTGAAAAAACAACCCGGTCCACACCTGCAGGATCAGGTTGCGCCATCCCAGCAGGGCGGGCGAAAAACTGAGCGGGTGCTTGCGGATGTACAGGTAGTAGAGGTCGCCGTCCCATCGCTGCCGCTGCTTGAAAAAACCACGCCAGGTGGCGGGAACATCAGTGTGGCCGATGGCATGGGGTTCAAAGACGATGCGCAGGTGGGGATGACGGCCAAAATAATTTTTGATCCGCAGCGTCAGGTCGAGATCTTCCGCCGTGCCGGTGTCCCAGCCGCCGATTTTATCAATGAAACTGCGACGGAACACTCCAAAGGCGCCTGAGATGTTGTTGACCGTGTTGAATTCGCTCAAACCGACCCTGCTCAGCTGAATGGACAGCAGGTACTCGATCGCCTGCAGCCGGGTGATCAGGTTGACCCGCCAGTTGCGCACCCGCAGACATCCCGCCACGCCGACCACATGAGGGTCCTCGAAATGGCGGGTGGCGTGACGGACCATGTCGTTATCAAAGGAAGTATCGCCGTCCAGGGCCATGACAATCGAACCTTTGGCCAAGTGCAGGCCGAGGTTGAGCGAGGATACCCGGCCGCCTCGCTGCCATTTCGGCACCACCATCAGGGAACGGTTACCCAACCGGCTGACGACGGGTTGCATGGTCAGGGCTGCCTGGTGGGTGTCCCTGTTGTCCACGGCACCGTCGATCAGGGCGATGATTTCTATCGGGCCGGAATAGCGCTGTTCCGCCAAGGAGAGAATGGTTCGCCGCACGTCGTTGCCCTCGCCGTAGCAGGTGATCAGGCAGCTCACCCGGGGAAAAAAGGTGCGTTCCTCGCGGACCGCCGCATCCTGCCGCAGGGCATACCGGACCACACCCAGCAGAATGAACAGGTAGACCGGCAATTCCAGAAAAAGCACAAAAGGAATGAATTTAATCAGGAGTTCCATCCATCCCGCGGTGAACGGCATGACCGCCAGCAGGCAGAAGGCGCTCCAGGTTTCAAGAATAATATCCATGTTACGCGAATCCTCCTTCCAGGCGGGCAAGGAGCAGCTTTCCGGTTTCACCGGGGATGATATCCTCCGGGGCGGTGAAGACCACGGTCTCGAAGTCTAGCTCGCCCCCCTCGGCTCGGTGGATCATGCTCCGCAGGGCAAGAATGCGCGCCAACACCACCTCGTGGCTCGGCCGTCCGGTCTTGGGCAGCAGCAGCCACAGCATCTGCTGCCCGGTGCGGGTGGTCAGGTCCGTGGTTCGCACCAGTTCGCGCAGCCGCTGGGCCAAGGCATCCACCAGCTCCGCCGCCGTCTGTTTGCCGTGCTGGACGTCGAGTTCCAACAGATTGGTCAGCTTGATGCCGATGATGGTGAAGCGCTCCTCCGCATGCCGGCGGGCCAGGTCAATCAGCCAGCCAACCAGCTGCATGAAATAGCTGGGCGGAACGCTGTTGACCGTATCGAGCAGGGCAAACAGATCCTCCATGGTGCCGCTCTTGGCGGCTTGCCCCCCCAGATCGGTCAGCTCGTAGGTGAAGATCTGGCCGGGGATCAGCTTCTCCGGTGGCGACGGCGTGCCGCAGTGCATGCAATGGGCCTGCACCTCGGGATCGATGAACACGTGGCCACAGCCCTGGCATTCGTAATTCTCCAACGGACGATCGTAGTCCGCGCCGATATGGCGCAACCGGGCGGCGCACTTCGGACACTGGAGCGCCCCCTTTTCGACAAACCGCTCCTCCGGGGCCACCATGCCGCAGGTGAAGCAATGGAGGAAGGGTTTTTGCAAGATGTTGATGCCGCCGCAGCTCGGACAGCAATCGATGAAATTGAGATGCACCCCATGGCAGGCCGG contains these protein-coding regions:
- a CDS encoding glycosyltransferase family 2 protein; its protein translation is MDIILETWSAFCLLAVMPFTAGWMELLIKFIPFVLFLELPVYLFILLGVVRYALRQDAAVREERTFFPRVSCLITCYGEGNDVRRTILSLAEQRYSGPIEIIALIDGAVDNRDTHQAALTMQPVVSRLGNRSLMVVPKWQRGGRVSSLNLGLHLAKGSIVMALDGDTSFDNDMVRHATRHFEDPHVVGVAGCLRVRNWRVNLITRLQAIEYLLSIQLSRVGLSEFNTVNNISGAFGVFRRSFIDKIGGWDTGTAEDLDLTLRIKNYFGRHPHLRIVFEPHAIGHTDVPATWRGFFKQRQRWDGDLYYLYIRKHPLSFSPALLGWRNLILQVWTGLFFQVVMPFIILFYSLALFFLYPPALVMAIWFLVYLFYLLISIMLFAAHVALVSDRPAEDLRLAWLLPLLPHFTFFQRIGSALATMREITCRSHLDSSMAPWWVLRKSKF
- a CDS encoding diguanylate cyclase domain-containing protein yields the protein MELIYIVSSPASCLGQEPPEGAHVRCATDFDSLAPTTTRSTVFVVATGEHHESVRIVRALRRDPRTGLQPILTTSPLGDPDDDLSDGIVASPEEARDRGRTLVARLAQLDASLFAPDASDVLRIAGYMLSRAVEALAPRRLWSNQAFYAYPALEAMLGSAQLVASRLASMGERKLIRRATLVDRLRHCPACHGVHLNFIDCCPSCGGINILQKPFLHCFTCGMVAPEERFVEKGALQCPKCAARLRHIGADYDRPLENYECQGCGHVFIDPEVQAHCMHCGTPSPPEKLIPGQIFTYELTDLGGQAAKSGTMEDLFALLDTVNSVPPSYFMQLVGWLIDLARRHAEERFTIIGIKLTNLLELDVQHGKQTAAELVDALAQRLRELVRTTDLTTRTGQQMLWLLLPKTGRPSHEVVLARILALRSMIHRAEGGELDFETVVFTAPEDIIPGETGKLLLARLEGGFA